The Phragmites australis chromosome 15, lpPhrAust1.1, whole genome shotgun sequence genome window below encodes:
- the LOC133892303 gene encoding uncharacterized protein LOC133892303, with translation MDGLVGLLKVRVVRGVNLAYRDARGSDPYVVLRLGKKKLKTSVKKRSVNPIWHEELTLSVTNPNEPIKLEVFDKDTFSRDDPMGDAEIDVAPLMEVLNMDPEDIRNGAIIRSIRRDIKGGVHPGEEDAPRQADKSIYRVRGPAIGDRTGIMTPSAAAPLTVGEVNSRSLLPRAVHWVLAVYLPSVCLAIAAAAAYCIYDRDSVVFPWCLPVLMLWGVYMALVMVVAMYMHLFLPRAPFAVREDLVNATFDSIMDGLVGLLKVRVVRGVNLAYRDARGSDPYVVLRLGKKKLKTSVKKRSVNPIWHEELTLSVTNPNEPIKLEVFDKDTFSRDDPMGDAEIDVAPLMEVLNMDPEDIRNGAIIRSIRPSSRNCLADESHVCWRNGKFVQDMILRLRNVESGEIQLQLQWVSIRGAN, from the exons ATGGATGGATTGGTAGGCCTCTTGAAAGTACGGGTGGTTCGTGGGGTCAACCTTGCCTACCGCGATGCAAGAGGCAGTGATCCATATGTTGTCCTTAGACTAGGCAAGAAG AAACTGAAGACAAGTGTGAAGAAGAGATCTGTCAACCCTATTTGGCATGAAGAGCTAACTTTGTCGGTCACAAATCCTAATGAACCAATTAAGCTT GAGGTGTTTGACAAGGACACTTTCAGCAGAGATGACCCGATGGGTGACGCAGAGATCGACGTAGCACCCTTGATGGAAGTTCTGAACATGGACCCGGAGGACATTAGGAACGGCGCCATCATAAGATCGATCCGACgggatataaaagggggagtgCACCCTGGAGAAGAGGACGCACCCAGACAAGCAGACAA ATCGATCTATCGTGTGCGAGGGCCGGCCATCGGCGACCGGACCGGAATCATGAcgccatcggcggcggcgccattgACAGTTGGGGAAGTGAACTCGCGGTCGCTCTTACCCCGTGCTGTGCATTGGGTATTGGCTGTCTACTTGCCATCTGTTTGTCTCGCCATTGCGGCGGCTGCGGCCTACTGCATCTACGACCGCGATTCCGTCGTCTTCCCATGGTGCCTGCCGGTGCTCATGCTGTGGGGAGTCTACATGGCGCTGGTCATGGTGGTGGCGATGTACATGCACCTGTTCCTGCCGCGCGCGCCCTTCGCCGTGCGGGAAGATCTCGTCAAT GCAACATTTGATTCAATTATGGATGGATTGGTAGGCCTCTTGAAAGTACGGGTGGTTCGTGGGGTCAACCTTGCCTACCGCGATGCAAGAGGCAGTGATCCATATGTTGTCCTTAGACTAGGCAAGAAG AAACTGAAGACAAGTGTGAAGAAGAGATCTGTCAACCCTATTTGGCATGAAGAGCTAACTTTGTCGGTCACAAATCCTAATGAACCAATTAAGCTT GAGGTGTTTGACAAGGACACTTTCAGCAGAGATGACCCGATGGGTGACGCAGAGATCGACGTAGCACCCTTGATGGAAGTTCTGAACATGGACCCGGAGGACATTAGGAACGGCGCCATCATAagatcgatccgaccaagcagCCGGAACTGCCTGGCAGACGAGAGCCACGTCTGCTGGAGAAACGGCAAGTTTGTCCAGGACATGATTCTCCGGCTGAGGAACGTCGAGAGCGGCGAGATTCAGTTGCAGCTGCAATGGGTGAGCATTCGTGGCGCCAACTAA